In the Leptolyngbya sp. SIO1E4 genome, one interval contains:
- a CDS encoding PqqD family protein yields MSTLLKLSETSVVKAAPDQVCSDLNGEAVILNLKSGVYYGLNETGALIWQLIQTPQTVESLRTALLGEYDVEPEVCDRDLKSLLQAFGEQNLIEVTDAANTQIAD; encoded by the coding sequence ATGAGTACATTACTAAAGCTTTCCGAAACCTCTGTTGTTAAAGCAGCACCAGACCAAGTCTGTTCTGACCTGAATGGAGAGGCTGTCATCCTGAATCTGAAATCCGGAGTCTATTACGGACTCAATGAAACTGGGGCGTTAATCTGGCAGTTGATTCAAACCCCTCAAACAGTTGAATCCTTACGGACTGCTCTGCTGGGTGAATATGACGTTGAGCCAGAAGTCTGCGATCGCGATCTTAAGTCACTGCTGCAAGCATTCGGAGAACAGAACTTGATTGAGGTAACGGATGCAGCGAATACTCAAATTGCTGACTAA
- a CDS encoding lasso peptide biosynthesis B2 protein produces MQRILKLLTKFRRLQRRDLLLLITAFLLLGTVRLGLWLMPFHALFKLLMGVDPSVFANKASSRTTEGEALDACHQSVTQSRRVAKIVWSVNVASRYMPGKVKCLARALATQVLMNWHQCVSELRIGVDKTPEGGVRAHAWIEYQGRVIIGNLNDLSQFKPLFAYRGIEP; encoded by the coding sequence ATGCAGCGAATACTCAAATTGCTGACTAAGTTCAGGCGCTTACAGAGACGCGATCTCCTGTTGTTAATAACTGCCTTTCTATTGCTTGGAACAGTTCGGCTAGGGTTGTGGCTAATGCCATTTCACGCCTTATTTAAGCTGCTCATGGGCGTTGACCCCTCTGTATTTGCAAACAAGGCTTCTAGCAGAACAACAGAGGGGGAAGCTTTAGACGCTTGCCATCAGAGTGTTACCCAATCTCGTAGGGTAGCCAAGATCGTTTGGTCGGTGAATGTTGCTAGCCGGTACATGCCTGGGAAGGTCAAATGCCTGGCTCGGGCCCTAGCGACTCAAGTGTTGATGAACTGGCATCAATGTGTGTCTGAATTGCGGATTGGTGTCGATAAAACCCCAGAAGGCGGGGTCAGGGCGCATGCGTGGATTGAGTATCAAGGGCGTGTCATTATTGGCAACCTCAACGATCTTTCTCAGTTCAAACCATTGTTTGCCTATCGAGGGATAGAACCATGA
- a CDS encoding lasso peptide isopeptide bond-forming cyclase, whose protein sequence is MSGLVGIVSLNHHAARSTDVATMLDTLAHRGPNGVNSWVQGRAGLGHRMLWTTPESLLEVLPLVDHAGELVLTADARIDNREALFEELEFGDRPLEKIPDSDFILAAYQKWGTACPEHLLGAFAFAIWDASKHSLFCARDHLGVKPFYYYHQPDQAFVFASEIKAILALPQVPRHLNEGKLGEYLALMMHDRTLTSYCDVLRLPPAHSLLVVPSGLKLWSYWSLDPDYELKLDSDEAYAEAFRELFTEAVRCRLRSAFPLGSHLSGGLDSSSVTCVARQLMANIPDTYLHTFSNIFDEVAECDERPYINTVLDQGGLIPHYVHADQFGPLSDTAEIWQYEDEGLLGPSHSYPWHLNRATQQAGVRIVLDGLDGDTTVSHGFFRLTELARQRDWLTFCREADRLAKNFNCPPQLVLRRYGYPILREWGRTLKWASLAQAIRVIYQQFGISRKRMVIEFGLKPLISPLTRLFRPNTAQATLGKVAYPSLVKQSFAKRINLDCRVQTGNQIASASSTVREDHWQSLTHGILPFVLEQLDRCAAAFSLEMRHPFMDKRLIEFCLALPAEQKLNQGWSRMILRRGLAGILPEAVQWRGGKADMTTNFLHGLLVRDRQKLDDVMLHHLELLEPYVNLDILKAAYRRLTSGRKASKDDKLVVWRAVILALWLQRHSTN, encoded by the coding sequence ATGAGTGGTCTGGTCGGTATTGTCTCCCTGAATCACCATGCTGCTCGCTCTACTGATGTGGCCACCATGCTAGACACCCTGGCCCATAGAGGGCCGAATGGCGTCAATAGTTGGGTTCAAGGCCGCGCAGGGCTGGGTCATCGGATGCTATGGACAACGCCCGAATCTTTGCTAGAAGTTCTCCCGTTGGTGGATCACGCTGGCGAGTTAGTGTTGACGGCAGATGCCCGCATTGATAATCGTGAGGCCCTCTTTGAAGAACTTGAGTTTGGCGATCGCCCGCTTGAGAAAATTCCCGATAGCGACTTCATTTTGGCTGCCTATCAAAAATGGGGAACAGCCTGCCCAGAGCATCTTTTAGGTGCCTTTGCCTTTGCTATTTGGGATGCTTCAAAACACTCCCTTTTTTGTGCTAGAGATCATCTCGGCGTTAAGCCTTTTTACTATTATCACCAGCCTGATCAAGCGTTTGTATTTGCCTCTGAAATCAAGGCAATCTTAGCCCTGCCCCAGGTGCCACGCCATCTGAATGAGGGCAAACTGGGCGAGTATTTAGCCCTGATGATGCATGATCGAACCCTCACCAGCTATTGTGATGTTTTACGTTTGCCACCAGCACACAGTCTTTTAGTCGTTCCTTCAGGATTAAAACTGTGGTCTTATTGGTCTCTGGACCCTGATTATGAGCTGAAATTGGACTCCGACGAAGCCTATGCTGAAGCCTTTCGCGAGCTATTTACCGAAGCCGTGCGGTGTCGCTTGCGCAGTGCTTTCCCCTTGGGCTCTCACTTGAGCGGGGGGTTAGATTCCTCTTCTGTGACCTGTGTGGCGCGCCAGCTAATGGCGAACATCCCAGATACCTATCTCCACACCTTTTCCAACATTTTTGATGAGGTTGCTGAGTGTGATGAACGCCCTTATATTAATACCGTTTTAGATCAGGGGGGGCTGATTCCCCACTATGTTCACGCCGATCAGTTTGGGCCGTTGTCTGATACTGCCGAGATTTGGCAATACGAAGATGAGGGGTTATTGGGGCCTAGTCATTCATATCCCTGGCATCTCAATCGAGCCACGCAACAAGCAGGCGTGCGAATTGTCTTAGATGGTTTAGATGGCGATACTACGGTTTCCCATGGGTTTTTCAGACTCACAGAGTTGGCTCGTCAGAGAGATTGGCTGACCTTCTGTAGAGAGGCCGATCGCCTGGCCAAAAATTTTAACTGTCCGCCGCAGCTTGTGCTTAGACGCTATGGCTATCCCATTTTGAGAGAATGGGGAAGAACGTTGAAATGGGCTTCATTGGCCCAGGCAATTCGGGTAATTTATCAGCAGTTTGGCATATCCCGTAAACGGATGGTGATCGAGTTTGGTCTCAAACCTTTGATATCACCATTAACTCGCCTCTTTCGCCCTAATACTGCTCAAGCGACACTTGGAAAAGTGGCCTATCCGAGCTTAGTGAAACAGTCATTTGCAAAGAGAATTAATTTAGATTGTCGTGTCCAAACGGGCAACCAAATCGCTTCAGCGTCGTCTACCGTTAGAGAGGATCATTGGCAATCTTTAACCCATGGCATTCTTCCATTTGTATTAGAACAACTAGATCGCTGTGCTGCGGCATTCTCCCTTGAAATGCGTCATCCCTTTATGGATAAGCGCCTAATTGAGTTTTGTTTAGCGCTACCTGCTGAGCAGAAACTCAATCAAGGATGGAGCCGAATGATTCTTCGCCGAGGGTTGGCAGGGATTTTGCCAGAAGCCGTGCAATGGCGAGGGGGAAAAGCTGATATGACCACTAATTTTTTACACGGTCTATTGGTTCGCGATCGCCAAAAATTGGATGACGTTATGCTCCATCATTTAGAACTTCTTGAGCCCTACGTCAATCTGGATATTTTGAAGGCTGCGTATCGCCGGCTGACGTCTGGTCGCAAGGCCAGCAAAGACGACAAACTAGTGGTTTGGCGAGCCGTTATTTTGGCACTGTGGCTGCAACGCCACTCAACAAATTAA
- a CDS encoding lasso peptide, with product MKKGYTSPKLTVHGSVEQMTKVLGPDSASDVLIFNGETLTTDSLSDDLEINIS from the coding sequence ATGAAAAAAGGTTACACCTCACCTAAACTCACCGTTCACGGCAGCGTTGAGCAAATGACCAAAGTCCTTGGCCCAGATTCTGCTAGCGACGTGTTGATTTTCAATGGTGAAACCTTGACGACAGATTCACTGTCTGACGACCTCGAAATCAACATTTCCTAA
- a CDS encoding ABC transporter ATP-binding protein: MLLLVVQGLLPAASVVLTRQLVDSLVMVGGTGIDWETVQTILLPTALMAGILLATQVLGSVSELIRTMQAELVQDHISHLVHDQSIVIDFGCYESSEYNDQLDRARSGAGSRSLALLESSGSLLQNSITLLAVATLLLSYGVWLPFVLLGSALPTFYVVVRLNRLQYQWSQRTTIDRRRLQYFELLLTHAVVAAELRLFNFGPHFRESFQTLRRRLRTEQFKLIRDQSISRFCAGLIALVLAGGVLSWMGRQVLAGTVTLGDLALFYQAFTRGQNVVKSALSSLGQIYKNSLFISNLFQFLSIKPQIADPPHPLPIPKTLHQGIRFNQVTFRYPGSSEAVLKDFNLTIPAGNIVAIVGDNGAGKSTLLKLLCRFYDPETGSIELDGTDIRRFPLQPLRRLITVLFQSPMTYQLPANENIALGDLTAIDQQERIQAAAADAGIHDKLTRLPQQYDTLLGKWFPGGTDLSGGEWQRISLARAFFRKAPIIVLDEPTSAMDPWAEADWLDRFRRMASGRTAIVITHRFTLAMRADQIHVMRAGSIVESGTHAQLLEQDGLYAESWRSQMQAPSISAGESEEERPKKLSHLST, translated from the coding sequence ATGCTGCTGTTAGTTGTTCAAGGGCTCCTGCCAGCGGCGAGCGTGGTTTTAACCCGGCAACTCGTCGACAGCCTGGTCATGGTGGGAGGGACAGGCATCGATTGGGAAACGGTTCAGACAATCTTGTTGCCTACTGCATTGATGGCGGGTATTTTGCTGGCTACCCAAGTTTTAGGCAGCGTAAGCGAATTGATTCGAACCATGCAGGCAGAGCTGGTTCAAGATCACATTAGTCACTTAGTTCACGATCAGTCCATCGTGATTGATTTTGGCTGCTATGAGTCTTCGGAATACAACGATCAGCTAGATCGGGCCCGATCCGGTGCGGGCAGTCGCTCTCTGGCCTTGTTAGAAAGTAGCGGCAGCTTATTACAAAACAGCATTACCCTCCTGGCGGTGGCGACCCTCCTGCTGAGTTATGGGGTGTGGTTGCCCTTTGTGCTGTTAGGCAGTGCGCTGCCGACCTTTTACGTGGTTGTGCGGCTCAATCGGCTGCAATATCAATGGTCGCAGCGAACCACCATTGATCGCCGCCGATTGCAATACTTCGAGCTGTTGCTGACGCACGCTGTTGTTGCTGCTGAGCTGCGGTTATTTAACTTTGGCCCTCACTTTCGAGAAAGCTTTCAAACCTTACGCCGCCGTCTGCGCACAGAGCAGTTTAAGCTGATTCGCGATCAAAGTATTAGCCGATTTTGTGCAGGGTTGATTGCTCTGGTGTTGGCGGGGGGCGTTTTGTCTTGGATGGGGCGCCAGGTACTGGCAGGAACCGTGACCCTGGGGGATTTGGCCTTGTTTTATCAGGCCTTTACCCGAGGTCAGAATGTGGTCAAATCAGCCTTAAGCAGCCTCGGCCAAATTTATAAAAACAGTCTGTTTATCAGCAACCTCTTTCAGTTTTTAAGCATCAAGCCGCAAATCGCAGACCCGCCACATCCTTTGCCAATTCCCAAGACGTTGCACCAGGGGATTCGGTTTAATCAGGTTACCTTTCGCTACCCGGGTAGCTCGGAGGCCGTGCTGAAAGACTTTAACCTCACCATTCCGGCGGGTAACATTGTGGCCATCGTGGGGGATAATGGCGCGGGCAAAAGCACGCTGCTGAAGCTATTGTGCCGGTTCTACGATCCGGAAACAGGCAGTATTGAGCTAGATGGCACGGATATTCGCCGGTTTCCGTTGCAGCCCCTGCGACGGCTGATTACGGTTTTGTTTCAGTCTCCCATGACCTATCAGCTGCCAGCGAATGAAAATATTGCCCTCGGAGACCTGACTGCGATAGATCAGCAGGAGCGGATTCAGGCGGCGGCAGCGGATGCAGGCATCCACGATAAGCTGACGCGTTTGCCGCAGCAGTATGACACGCTGCTGGGCAAATGGTTTCCTGGGGGCACCGATCTCAGCGGTGGAGAGTGGCAGCGCATTTCGTTGGCCCGGGCTTTCTTTCGTAAAGCCCCCATCATTGTTCTGGATGAACCCACCAGTGCGATGGACCCCTGGGCTGAGGCCGATTGGCTCGATCGCTTTCGACGCATGGCCAGTGGGCGGACGGCCATTGTGATTACCCATCGGTTCACGCTGGCGATGCGGGCTGATCAAATTCACGTGATGCGGGCAGGCAGCATTGTCGAGTCGGGTACCCATGCCCAACTGTTGGAACAAGACGGGCTCTATGCAGAATCCTGGCGATCGCAAATGCAGGCACCTTCAATTTCTGCCGGTGAAAGTGAAGAGGAACGGCCTAAAAAGTTAAGCCACCTTTCGACGTAA
- a CDS encoding nucleotidyltransferase family protein, whose translation MKTLSDPTRLPAPVHQASGAEVELVIDCARTHLEPERCDRIRHLLSLDLDWKFVIVLATQHRVLPLVFHALKQIDSNHVPPEVFTHLQTFFGRHIFRNLNQLAEITRLINLLKQHQIPAIPFKGPTLTLNIYGDIALRQFDDLDILVAPADFLNARQVLMKQGGYQRPKPSNFLSLEQEHAHLRSVCECSLVHRTQKTVVDLHQQLTGGTFIAYPFEFSALWQRLTPVSAPHQLFTLCPEDLLLYLCVHGTKSLWKRLVWICDVAALIQQTPALDWESLLQKAQTAKIERMLLLGLHLAEQVLGNTLPALITQRIAADATVRALSEQVCQRLLAGEYGLSSHFDLEMMKFQFRAIADPKAQVRYCLKCFYRHGLTPIRRLFQPTEKEWLFVQLPRSLHFLYYLIRPVRLLGREVTNLWQHLLSREIDTASGTQSRRQKTKDKRQKAEGQRMNETLDERAG comes from the coding sequence ATGAAAACACTCTCTGACCCGACGCGATTACCTGCCCCCGTTCATCAAGCGTCGGGGGCGGAAGTGGAACTGGTCATAGACTGTGCTCGAACTCATCTTGAGCCAGAAAGGTGCGATCGCATCCGCCATCTTTTAAGCCTGGATTTAGATTGGAAATTTGTTATTGTTTTAGCCACGCAACATCGGGTATTGCCTCTGGTTTTTCATGCTCTCAAACAGATCGACTCCAATCACGTTCCCCCTGAGGTCTTTACCCATCTCCAAACTTTTTTTGGCCGCCACATCTTCCGAAATTTAAATCAGTTAGCCGAAATTACTAGACTGATTAACTTACTCAAACAACATCAGATTCCAGCAATTCCCTTTAAAGGCCCAACTTTAACGTTAAATATCTATGGAGATATTGCGCTGCGACAGTTTGATGATCTCGACATTTTAGTGGCGCCTGCTGATTTTTTAAATGCCAGACAGGTCTTGATGAAACAGGGGGGATATCAGCGTCCCAAACCTTCCAACTTTTTGTCCCTCGAACAAGAGCATGCTCACTTAAGGTCTGTTTGTGAATGCTCTTTAGTGCATCGCACTCAGAAAACCGTTGTTGATCTGCATCAGCAGCTCACCGGCGGCACCTTTATTGCCTATCCGTTTGAGTTTTCAGCGCTGTGGCAGCGGCTTACCCCGGTGTCTGCGCCCCATCAGCTATTCACTCTCTGCCCAGAAGACTTGCTGCTCTATCTCTGCGTTCATGGCACCAAGAGCCTCTGGAAGCGTTTGGTGTGGATTTGTGATGTGGCCGCATTAATCCAACAAACCCCTGCCCTTGATTGGGAGAGCCTGCTGCAAAAAGCGCAAACCGCCAAAATTGAGCGCATGTTGCTGCTGGGGCTACACCTGGCAGAACAGGTGTTAGGAAACACGCTGCCTGCCCTGATCACACAAAGAATTGCCGCAGATGCAACCGTGCGCGCCCTCTCTGAGCAGGTCTGTCAGCGACTTTTAGCAGGCGAATATGGGTTGAGTTCCCACTTCGACCTGGAGATGATGAAATTTCAGTTTCGCGCCATTGCAGACCCCAAGGCACAAGTGCGATATTGCTTGAAATGTTTTTACCGACACGGGTTAACGCCAATACGGCGGCTATTTCAACCCACTGAAAAAGAGTGGCTGTTTGTGCAGCTGCCGCGTTCTCTGCATTTTTTGTACTACCTGATTCGCCCTGTTCGCCTGTTGGGGCGGGAAGTCACGAATCTGTGGCAGCATCTTTTAAGTCGTGAGATTGACACGGCTTCCGGAACACAAAGCAGAAGGCAGAAGACAAAAGACAAAAGGCAGAAGGCAGAAGGCCAAAGGATGAATGAAACGCTTGATGAGAGAGCGGGTTGA
- a CDS encoding formamidase yields the protein MSGLGGLNKTPNGVVLGVVQLQLPTVVTPDDLAAQTQRIVEMVGKARRNLPTMDLVIFPEYSLHGLSMETNPDIMCRLDGPEVAAFRQACIDNQIWGCFSIMEFNPKGNPYNSGLIIDDKGELKLYYRKLHPWVPVEPWEPGNIGIPVCEGPNGSTLALIICHDGMFPEMARECAYKGAEIMIRTAGYTAPIRHSWRVTNQANAFCNLMVTASVCMCGSDGTFDSMGEGMIVNFDGEPLVMGSHRPDEIITAEVRPDLVREARKHWSVENNIYQFGHRGYVAVQGGAQDCPYTYMKDMVAGNYRLPWEDDVIHTDGTSCGFPAPTRQYEGEEMPVEPAEVG from the coding sequence ATGAGCGGACTGGGTGGCTTAAATAAAACCCCAAATGGTGTTGTACTGGGCGTGGTGCAACTGCAACTGCCCACAGTCGTCACCCCCGATGACCTGGCAGCCCAAACCCAACGCATCGTGGAGATGGTCGGCAAAGCCCGCCGCAATCTGCCCACGATGGATTTGGTGATCTTCCCAGAATATTCGCTGCATGGGCTGTCGATGGAGACTAACCCAGACATCATGTGCCGTCTGGATGGACCAGAGGTTGCCGCCTTTCGCCAAGCCTGCATTGACAACCAAATCTGGGGCTGCTTCTCCATCATGGAGTTCAACCCTAAGGGCAACCCTTATAACAGCGGCCTGATCATTGATGACAAAGGGGAACTGAAGCTTTATTACCGCAAGCTTCACCCCTGGGTGCCGGTAGAACCTTGGGAACCCGGCAACATTGGCATTCCGGTTTGCGAAGGCCCCAATGGCAGCACCCTGGCCCTGATCATCTGCCATGATGGCATGTTTCCTGAAATGGCCCGCGAATGTGCCTACAAAGGGGCGGAAATTATGATTCGCACGGCAGGCTACACCGCCCCTATCCGCCATTCCTGGCGGGTGACTAACCAGGCCAACGCCTTTTGCAATCTGATGGTGACGGCTTCTGTGTGTATGTGTGGCAGCGACGGCACCTTCGACTCGATGGGCGAGGGCATGATTGTCAACTTTGATGGCGAGCCGCTGGTCATGGGCAGCCACCGTCCGGATGAAATTATTACCGCTGAAGTGCGCCCTGATTTAGTCCGCGAAGCCCGCAAACACTGGAGCGTGGAGAACAATATCTATCAGTTTGGCCATCGCGGCTATGTGGCGGTGCAGGGCGGCGCCCAAGATTGCCCCTACACCTACATGAAGGATATGGTTGCAGGCAACTATCGCCTGCCCTGGGAAGATGACGTGATCCACACTGACGGCACCAGCTGCGGCTTCCCGGCCCCGACGCGGCAGTATGAGGGGGAAGAGATGCCTGTGGAGCCTGCAGAGGTGGGGTGA
- a CDS encoding ATP-binding protein encodes MSIQTAVEEVLKFLRWVAELIVTKNWFALLGVLIVLICLLLIPPHLHALNIVPGQAGHSGLLLGLFPDELPGWYLPGFVLVQLGLIVSALVVAIRTMPKPDAGTLADVAERKAIKGLRPFSSEDADIFAKLQRTQSLRDCLESITSATFRFGILMGESGCGKTSFLQAGVWPQLRKAEATHAGIYVRFSDQDPIRTIAKAVAEQLEVPLDWLIPSESAHTLAGGGHAAGAQPSYSQQVAPIQFQKLLTQATEATAKPLVLLLDQFEQFFVHYKRQEQRQPFVQALAQWYCREDPLPVKILVSIRSDLMYQLDDLHQALGYALGPQEVVQLKKFTPEEAASILGVIAREEKLAFERRFVVDLADQELANREDGLISPVDLQILAWMIDRQTSTETRAFNRTAFQKFGGVEGLLQRFLERTLQARVTQSQRQSAVKVLLALTDLDRQVRAGVLTAPDLESKLKGTVKPEDVKEAVTWLARSDVRLITPQAQDQAVGYELAHERLIPALMQQAGKELSAADKANQLLDRRVNEWLGNQRQSRYWFGVRELWQIERQLPYLVWGPKRRHKEQLLQLSRRRIYGAVAGVMVVLVIAVGVSGWLLYTPAGQMRQVRTQLWSHVERTNSTFKAAHGALAYAKHGEWPKARTILRKHVARQDKDILWFIQAAARWLPYVEGRSALSQQLSPLAEALENDWSKSEALRAIAAAYIELNDPQTTKILLEKSFIAAENIESDGQKASVLSSIIDTIDTVPAQPLRQDLLGAALRLARTEETSVPMVNIATIYAKQQQWGKALAALKGCRESEKIVGLMQIFTAEAEAGDLRLIKGAVILPTREKGTTVIDDSNRPTFEVTVQSPDEDCEHYADWVEVITPDGALKGRQVFNQPHLNAPTFSEPLSTSEVIQPDEEVIIRAHFHGTYASGEDPLIDSALRERIGEGRYERSGYTDQALRGTVADGFQSVRLSENYAQWLEEEEPLPEWERCGVE; translated from the coding sequence GTGTCCATTCAAACAGCGGTCGAAGAGGTGCTCAAGTTCCTGCGCTGGGTTGCAGAACTCATCGTCACCAAAAACTGGTTTGCGCTGCTGGGGGTGCTCATTGTCCTCATCTGCTTGTTGCTGATTCCACCCCACCTCCATGCGCTCAATATCGTGCCTGGGCAGGCGGGGCATAGTGGCTTGCTGCTAGGGCTGTTCCCAGATGAATTGCCGGGGTGGTATCTGCCGGGGTTTGTCTTGGTACAGCTAGGGCTGATCGTCAGCGCCCTAGTGGTTGCGATCCGAACGATGCCCAAACCGGATGCGGGCACGCTGGCGGATGTAGCCGAGCGGAAAGCCATCAAAGGCTTACGCCCCTTTAGCTCAGAGGATGCAGACATTTTTGCCAAGCTGCAGCGAACCCAAAGTTTGAGAGACTGCCTGGAATCGATTACCAGCGCGACCTTTCGCTTCGGGATTTTGATGGGAGAGTCAGGCTGCGGCAAAACCTCCTTTCTGCAGGCAGGGGTGTGGCCCCAGCTTAGGAAAGCGGAGGCTACCCATGCAGGCATTTATGTCCGCTTTAGCGATCAAGACCCCATTCGCACCATTGCTAAAGCAGTGGCAGAACAGTTAGAGGTGCCTCTGGACTGGCTGATTCCCAGCGAATCGGCCCATACACTGGCTGGGGGCGGACACGCGGCAGGCGCTCAGCCCTCCTATTCACAGCAGGTGGCACCGATTCAGTTTCAGAAGCTGTTGACCCAAGCCACTGAGGCAACCGCTAAGCCGCTGGTACTACTGCTCGATCAGTTTGAGCAGTTTTTTGTGCATTACAAACGGCAAGAGCAGCGGCAGCCATTTGTGCAGGCACTGGCCCAGTGGTATTGCCGTGAAGACCCGCTGCCCGTCAAGATTCTGGTTTCCATCCGCTCAGACTTGATGTATCAGCTGGATGATTTACACCAGGCGTTGGGCTATGCCTTGGGGCCACAGGAGGTGGTGCAGCTCAAAAAGTTTACGCCGGAAGAAGCCGCCTCGATTTTGGGTGTCATTGCCAGAGAAGAGAAGCTGGCCTTTGAACGCAGGTTTGTGGTTGACCTGGCGGATCAAGAATTGGCAAATCGGGAAGATGGGCTCATCTCCCCGGTTGATTTGCAGATTTTGGCCTGGATGATTGATCGCCAAACCAGCACCGAGACCCGAGCCTTTAACCGCACCGCCTTTCAGAAATTTGGGGGCGTGGAGGGTCTGCTGCAGCGGTTTTTAGAGCGAACTCTCCAAGCCCGCGTGACCCAAAGCCAGCGCCAGTCGGCAGTCAAGGTGTTGCTGGCGTTGACCGATCTAGACCGGCAGGTGCGGGCTGGGGTGCTGACGGCACCTGATTTAGAAAGCAAACTGAAGGGCACCGTCAAGCCAGAGGACGTGAAAGAAGCCGTCACCTGGTTGGCCCGCAGCGACGTGCGGCTAATTACGCCCCAGGCCCAAGATCAAGCGGTGGGCTATGAACTGGCCCATGAACGGCTGATTCCGGCGTTGATGCAGCAGGCTGGGAAAGAACTGTCGGCAGCAGACAAGGCCAATCAACTGCTAGATCGGCGGGTGAATGAGTGGTTGGGGAACCAGCGCCAGTCGCGCTATTGGTTTGGGGTGCGGGAGCTGTGGCAAATTGAGCGGCAGCTACCCTACCTGGTGTGGGGACCCAAACGCCGACACAAAGAGCAGTTGCTGCAGCTGAGTCGGCGGCGGATTTATGGTGCGGTAGCGGGTGTGATGGTGGTTTTGGTCATTGCTGTCGGGGTTAGCGGCTGGTTGCTGTATACCCCCGCTGGGCAGATGCGGCAGGTACGGACGCAGCTCTGGAGCCATGTCGAGAGAACCAACAGTACCTTCAAAGCAGCCCATGGCGCCCTGGCCTATGCCAAGCATGGCGAATGGCCCAAGGCGCGAACGATCCTTCGCAAGCATGTTGCCAGACAAGATAAAGATATATTGTGGTTCATCCAAGCAGCGGCTCGCTGGCTACCTTATGTCGAGGGGCGATCGGCATTAAGCCAACAGCTCAGCCCTTTAGCAGAAGCCCTTGAGAACGACTGGTCTAAATCGGAGGCGTTGCGCGCCATTGCCGCCGCCTATATCGAGTTAAACGACCCACAAACCACAAAAATTCTGTTAGAAAAATCCTTCATTGCCGCTGAAAACATTGAGTCCGACGGGCAGAAGGCATCGGTGTTGTCATCGATTATCGATACGATCGATACAGTACCCGCTCAACCCCTCAGACAAGACTTGCTAGGGGCTGCTCTGCGGTTAGCTCGCACTGAAGAAACCTCGGTGCCGATGGTAAACATTGCGACCATCTATGCCAAGCAGCAGCAATGGGGGAAGGCGCTGGCGGCCTTGAAGGGATGCCGGGAAAGCGAGAAAATTGTAGGGCTAATGCAAATATTCACCGCAGAAGCGGAAGCAGGAGACCTCAGGCTCATTAAGGGCGCGGTTATTTTGCCCACAAGAGAAAAGGGTACGACCGTGATTGACGATTCTAACCGTCCCACTTTTGAGGTCACGGTGCAAAGCCCGGATGAAGATTGCGAGCATTATGCCGACTGGGTGGAAGTCATCACTCCAGACGGTGCCCTTAAGGGACGGCAAGTGTTCAATCAGCCTCACCTAAACGCACCTACTTTTTCAGAACCACTGTCAACCTCTGAAGTCATTCAACCCGATGAGGAGGTCATTATTCGTGCCCACTTCCACGGCACCTATGCCTCTGGCGAAGATCCGCTAATCGACAGTGCCCTTAGAGAACGCATAGGTGAGGGACGCTACGAAAGATCTGGCTACACAGACCAAGCCTTGCGAGGCACTGTGGCAGATGGGTTTCAGTCAGTGCGGCTTTCAGAAAACTATGCGCAGTGGCTGGAGGAGGAGGAACCGTTGCCGGAGTGGGAGAGGTGTGGGGTTGAGTGA
- a CDS encoding Uma2 family endonuclease: MIAQTQVPRTYSSEEYLDLEVASEIRHEYIDGEIVPMTGGTPNHNQILLNLAGALNFALRQHPYRVFAADQRLWIPQSKIYTYPDVMVVKGELAYQAGRRDTITNPTFVVEVLSQSTRNYDKGDKFGAYRTLSTFQEYLLVDQYGYHAECYAKAGEKKWVFQEYDGLEETIELASLPFAIALKEIYNKVEFEPAEATASDR; encoded by the coding sequence ATGATTGCTCAAACTCAAGTCCCTCGCACCTATTCATCCGAAGAGTATCTTGACCTTGAAGTGGCATCAGAGATACGCCACGAATACATTGATGGAGAAATTGTGCCCATGACAGGTGGGACACCCAATCACAACCAAATTCTATTGAACTTGGCTGGGGCTCTCAATTTTGCGCTCAGACAGCACCCTTATCGCGTGTTTGCAGCTGATCAACGGTTATGGATACCGCAGTCTAAAATCTATACCTATCCGGATGTCATGGTGGTTAAAGGAGAGTTGGCGTATCAAGCCGGGCGGCGGGACACGATTACTAACCCCACGTTCGTGGTCGAAGTATTGTCTCAATCGACCCGCAACTATGACAAAGGGGACAAATTTGGTGCCTATCGCACCCTTTCAACGTTTCAGGAATATCTGCTGGTGGATCAATACGGCTATCACGCAGAGTGTTATGCCAAAGCTGGAGAGAAGAAATGGGTGTTTCAGGAATACGATGGCTTAGAAGAAACGATTGAGCTAGCCTCGCTTCCGTTTGCGATCGCCCTTAAGGAAATCTACAACAAGGTCGAGTTTGAGCCTGCAGAAGCAACCGCATCAGACCGCTAA